A stretch of the Aphis gossypii isolate Hap1 chromosome 2, ASM2018417v2, whole genome shotgun sequence genome encodes the following:
- the LOC114127045 gene encoding protein DVR-1 homolog, with protein sequence MCRIYAIVVVAALFAVPHCCCAAKDVGDTLLKMFRIQTIENHTDVQIPSYMYELYEDTGNRQYDVIRSISPTTELLGSYSQLVYDLSTLEPSEIVQKAVLQLEPNTHHQFSRAINVSFFALPKQTVSKTYLGSGTIHGTLNLVNILGSQTLNDFDQLVVQMEGAVKLSIGLVLYSITNASQYAKGNELANLLFETTVKRRKRSIADNEIEIKRNKFTDEPKRKKKKQKLSRPNKLQAVDTGDTITFTSVDQCRMEKLVLNFADIGWEDWVIYPKGFETNYCAGSCLFPLGKGSKPTNHATVQSLARSFGRLWDLPEPSCVPDTLAPLTLLYMDRSNHVLLKSYPDMRVLTCSCK encoded by the exons ATGTGTCGTATTTACGCGATCGTCGTTGTTGCGGCGTTGTTCGCCGTACCGCACTGTTGCTGTGCGGCGAAAGACGTGGGCGACACGCTGCTGAAGATGTTCCGCATACAAACGATCGAAAACCACACCGACGTCCAGATACCCAGCTATATGTACGAGTTGTACGAAGACACCGGAAACAGGCAATACGACGTGATAAGGAGCATTTCTCCGACGACGg aattgTTGGGCTCGTATAGTCAGCTTGTTTATGACCTGAGTACACTTGAACCCTCTGAAATAGTCCAAAAAGCAGTCCTTCAGCTTGAACCTAACACGCATCATCAATTTAGCAGAGCCataaatgtatcatttttCGCTTTGCCTAAACAAACCGTATCTAAAACGTATTTAGGGTCAGGAACTATACATGGCACTTTAAATTTGGTCAACATTTTGGGTTCACAAACATTAAACGACTTCGACCAGTTAGTCGTCCAAATGGAAGGTGCGGTAAAATTGTCAATTGGACTCGTGTTGTATTCGATAACCAATGCTAGTCAATATGCAAAAGGCAACGAATTGGCGAACTTACTATTTGAAACTACCGTTAAAAGACGTAAAAGGTCTATTGCTGATAATGAAATAGAAATTAAGCGAAATAAATTCACGGATGAACCAAAACGAAAGAAGAAGAAGCAAAAACTATCACGACCCAATAAACTACAG GCCGTGGACACGGGCGACACGATCACGTTTACCAGCGTGGACCAGTGCCGAATGGAGAAACTGGTGCTCAACTTCGCAGACATCGGCTGGGAAGACTGGGTGATCTACCCTAAAGGGTTCGAGACCAACTACTGCGCGGGCAGTTGCCTGTTCCCGCTGGGCAAGGGATCTAAGCCCACCAACCACGCTACCGTGCAGAGCCTGGCCAGATCGTTCGGTCGGTTGTGGGACCTGCCAGAACCGTCGTGCGTGCCCGACACGCTCGCTCCGCTCACTTTGCTCTACATGGACCGGTCAAACCACGTGCTGCTCAAAAGCTACCCCGACATGAGGGTGCTCACGTGCTCGTGCAAGTGA